From the genome of Nostoc punctiforme PCC 73102, one region includes:
- a CDS encoding sensor histidine kinase: MSVEITAPKGTILVVDDNPTNIQVLFDVLSEIGYRVAIAKSGEAALQRVQSYHPDIILLDVMMPGIDGFETCQRLKADCATCDIPVIFMTALSDTVDKVKGLSLGAVDYITKPIQHEEALARIRVHLQLRESQKSSQQKTTELSQALDILKQAQVHLVQSEKMSSLGQMMAGVAHEINNPMTFIHANLAPAKEHIQDLLNFIELYRQCHPQPHPKIQDWMDEVDIDYLEADLPKLMNSLKLGSDRIRQIVLSLRNFSRLDESGTQTVDLHENIESTLLLLQHRLKARPEHPGIQVVRDYGHLPHVECYPSQLNQVFMNIFGNAIDALEQRDQQRSSDEIRANPSNIAIRTEHLANESIAICIADNGCGVKENVCSQMFEPFFTTKPINKGTGLGLSISYQIVTQKHGGKIYCQSTLGKGTEFTIEIPVRQAGFVKLTQMATSKPVRFS; the protein is encoded by the coding sequence ATGTCTGTTGAGATTACAGCCCCAAAAGGAACCATTTTGGTAGTTGATGATAACCCTACTAATATTCAAGTGTTGTTCGATGTATTGAGTGAGATTGGTTATCGGGTAGCGATCGCCAAAAGTGGAGAAGCCGCCCTGCAACGCGTCCAGTCCTACCATCCCGATATTATTCTGCTGGATGTGATGATGCCGGGAATCGATGGCTTTGAAACCTGTCAGCGTCTCAAAGCTGACTGTGCCACTTGCGATATTCCTGTAATTTTCATGACCGCCCTCTCCGACACAGTAGATAAAGTCAAAGGGCTGAGTCTGGGTGCAGTAGATTATATTACCAAGCCTATTCAGCACGAAGAAGCCCTAGCCCGGATTCGCGTCCACTTGCAACTACGTGAATCACAAAAATCCTCACAACAAAAGACCACCGAACTCTCCCAGGCACTAGACATCCTAAAGCAGGCACAAGTGCATCTAGTGCAAAGCGAAAAAATGTCTTCACTTGGTCAAATGATGGCGGGTGTAGCCCACGAAATTAATAATCCTATGACTTTTATCCACGCCAATCTTGCCCCTGCCAAAGAACACATCCAGGATTTACTGAATTTTATCGAGCTGTATCGCCAATGCCATCCTCAACCCCATCCCAAAATTCAAGACTGGATGGACGAGGTAGATATCGACTATTTAGAAGCAGATTTGCCCAAGCTGATGAATTCTTTGAAACTGGGGAGCGATCGCATCCGGCAAATCGTTCTCTCACTACGGAACTTTTCTCGCTTGGATGAATCGGGAACTCAGACTGTCGATTTGCACGAAAACATCGAAAGCACCCTGTTGCTCTTGCAACATCGTCTCAAAGCCCGACCAGAACATCCTGGCATTCAGGTTGTACGAGATTATGGACACCTCCCCCATGTGGAATGCTATCCTAGCCAACTCAATCAGGTATTCATGAATATTTTTGGCAATGCCATTGATGCCTTGGAACAACGGGATCAACAACGTAGCTCTGACGAGATCCGAGCCAATCCCAGCAACATTGCTATTCGTACTGAACACTTAGCAAACGAGTCCATTGCCATCTGCATTGCTGATAACGGTTGTGGCGTTAAAGAAAATGTGTGTTCTCAAATGTTTGAGCCATTTTTTACTACTAAACCCATTAACAAAGGTACTGGATTGGGACTTTCCATCAGCTATCAGATTGTTACCCAAAAACACGGTGGCAAAATTTACTGCCAGTCCACACTGGGGAAGGGAACTGAGTTCACAATCGAAATTCCGGTTCGGCAAGCTGGCTTTGTCAAATTAACGCAGATGGCAACAAGTAAGCCAGTACGGTTCAGTTAA
- the modA gene encoding molybdate ABC transporter substrate-binding protein, giving the protein MKRFGWMALCLITLIVALWLGSCSPPPTQVIALNFCSAGMVRSALEELDATYQQEHPNVVLNYTFAGSKTTKAAIEQGEPFDGVLFAEIPPLDDLQAKGLILPTSRKELVTTDIVVIAPVDSPLQLSDLRELASDRIKTVAIGGKGPAIGRYTHALLTRLGIAQIVESKAIQTKVDVREVLRTVELGEAEVGITFLSEAKSSDKVKVLTTAAAELYEPIRSGVAVVKTSTHAQEMQTYLDFLTSERAKAVFQRFGLHPLVS; this is encoded by the coding sequence ATGAAACGCTTCGGCTGGATGGCTTTGTGTCTGATTACCTTAATTGTTGCTCTCTGGTTGGGAAGTTGTTCTCCGCCTCCAACCCAGGTGATTGCCTTAAATTTCTGCTCGGCGGGCATGGTACGCAGTGCTTTGGAAGAGCTTGATGCAACCTATCAACAAGAACACCCCAATGTTGTGCTCAACTACACCTTTGCCGGAAGCAAAACGACCAAAGCAGCAATTGAGCAGGGAGAACCCTTTGATGGCGTTTTATTTGCAGAGATCCCGCCGCTAGATGATTTACAAGCTAAAGGGTTAATCCTGCCCACAAGCCGCAAAGAACTGGTGACTACCGATATCGTCGTCATTGCCCCTGTGGATTCTCCCTTGCAACTTTCTGACTTGCGGGAGTTGGCAAGCGATCGCATCAAAACTGTGGCAATAGGCGGCAAGGGACCGGCTATTGGGAGGTATACCCATGCTCTTCTTACCCGACTAGGTATTGCTCAGATCGTCGAGTCAAAAGCAATCCAGACAAAGGTGGATGTAAGAGAAGTATTGAGAACTGTCGAGCTAGGTGAAGCTGAGGTAGGCATCACCTTTCTTTCAGAAGCTAAAAGCTCTGACAAGGTGAAAGTATTAACCACCGCAGCAGCAGAACTCTATGAGCCAATCCGATCCGGTGTTGCCGTAGTCAAAACCTCGACCCATGCCCAAGAAATGCAGACTTACCTGGACTTTTTAACTAGTGAGCGGGCAAAGGCAGTGTTTCAAAGGTTTGGACTTCACCCCCTGGTGTCATAG
- a CDS encoding TniQ family protein: MMTNMAVNDELWLKDPEFTPSPSRLFHLEPIGLGTCYVESLTSYVARLAAAHSVLPGTLLAREIKPIVGHNHTTNPLNSKSIVSLYGQASVKALNGTQIGAKQLVFALEILTKRTDLQFLTMLPWAKVFPVLGLLKHSHAWCPYCYQDWLNNQQVIYSPLLWALKPANICPIHYRFLESKCPHCDLEFLHLWHNSRPGFCLKCGGWLGMNYEVSLPDKRLFEEIPNLQQEIWIVKTLGDLIAQAPEFPCPPPRETIKTILEAYVYQYTQGNVSAFGRWLGLSRYEILHWYSGVAIPNLDKLLKICYALSTNLVDFLQLKILPLTLKQLVSLPAPKQKKLSSQSALVTSNSSPKCERVIQAMQLAQEEEPPPSLTQLAVRLGFKTPSSLTACSKSLSASLATRYSEYQQQLRFLHIRDILELALFSDEYPPPSLRKIAKRTGIGLATFYHYCPIVCHAISLRYKDYRKFVHKLAIEQGCREVRQLASVLHAQGITPTAKNLRKFMPHPSLLWQAEVIDVLRQIRLDLSQ; encoded by the coding sequence ATGATGACTAACATGGCGGTTAACGATGAATTGTGGCTCAAAGACCCAGAATTTACTCCCAGTCCTAGCCGGTTGTTTCATCTGGAACCGATTGGACTTGGTACTTGTTATGTTGAAAGTCTGACTAGCTATGTTGCTCGTCTAGCCGCAGCTCATAGCGTATTGCCTGGAACTTTATTGGCTAGAGAGATAAAACCAATAGTTGGGCATAACCATACTACCAATCCCTTGAATTCTAAAAGTATCGTAAGTTTGTATGGACAAGCTTCTGTAAAAGCTTTAAACGGAACACAAATTGGAGCTAAACAACTGGTTTTTGCTCTAGAAATATTGACAAAACGTACTGACTTACAGTTTTTGACAATGCTACCTTGGGCAAAAGTCTTCCCAGTTTTGGGATTGCTCAAGCATTCTCATGCTTGGTGTCCTTATTGCTATCAAGACTGGTTAAATAATCAACAAGTCATTTATTCACCTCTGCTGTGGGCTTTGAAACCAGCTAACATTTGTCCCATCCATTATCGATTTTTAGAATCAAAATGTCCTCACTGTGACCTTGAATTTTTACACCTGTGGCATAACTCACGACCTGGATTTTGTCTGAAATGTGGTGGTTGGTTGGGGATGAACTATGAAGTATCTTTGCCAGATAAGAGATTGTTCGAGGAGATACCCAATTTACAGCAAGAGATTTGGATAGTTAAGACTTTAGGAGATTTAATTGCTCAAGCTCCTGAATTTCCTTGTCCACCTCCAAGAGAGACTATTAAAACAATCCTAGAAGCTTACGTCTATCAATATACTCAAGGTAATGTTTCCGCTTTTGGTCGTTGGCTTGGGTTATCGAGATATGAAATTCTACATTGGTATTCAGGTGTAGCCATCCCAAATTTAGATAAACTTTTGAAAATCTGCTACGCCTTATCAACTAATCTTGTCGATTTTCTTCAACTTAAAATACTACCTCTTACTCTTAAGCAGCTAGTTTCTCTACCTGCTCCTAAACAGAAAAAATTATCATCACAGTCTGCTTTAGTTACTTCAAATAGTAGTCCTAAGTGCGAACGAGTTATTCAGGCGATGCAACTAGCTCAAGAAGAAGAACCACCTCCTTCTTTAACTCAATTAGCTGTTCGTTTAGGATTCAAAACTCCTAGTAGTTTAACTGCTTGCTCAAAATCTTTATCAGCATCTTTGGCTACTAGATATAGTGAATATCAACAGCAGCTAAGATTTTTACACATCAGAGACATACTTGAATTAGCTTTGTTTAGCGACGAGTATCCACCACCTTCTCTAAGAAAAATAGCTAAGAGAACTGGTATTGGTTTGGCTACTTTCTACCACTATTGCCCTATTGTGTGCCATGCTATTTCTTTACGCTATAAAGATTACCGCAAATTCGTCCATAAACTAGCTATTGAGCAAGGCTGTCGAGAAGTACGCCAACTCGCTTCAGTACTTCATGCACAAGGCATTACCCCTACTGCTAAAAATCTCAGAAAATTTATGCCTCATCCCTCTTTGCTGTGGCAGGCTGAGGTAATTGATGTTTTAAGGCAGATAAGACTGGATCTTTCACAGTAA
- a CDS encoding ISAs1 family transposase has product MVEIPPISPIIVENRLHQQVKNCFEIAQSLGFKDVNVNIIQRVEKGHHRIENRQVYTMPVSKLPGFHEQDLWAGLTTVVMVVRSIRHWNQTTQEVQFYITSLASDAHKIGSAIRQHWGIENSVHWTLDVTFNEDECRIRSLHSPQNNAKATSHCPQCLRARIIFPSQYSPKVSASRDE; this is encoded by the coding sequence ATTGTAGAAATTCCCCCCATCAGCCCAATAATCGTAGAAAATCGCCTGCACCAACAAGTAAAAAATTGCTTTGAAATAGCACAATCTCTCGGGTTTAAAGATGTTAATGTGAATATTATTCAACGGGTAGAAAAAGGGCATCACCGAATCGAAAATCGTCAGGTTTACACCATGCCAGTGTCAAAACTTCCTGGATTTCATGAACAAGATTTGTGGGCTGGTCTGACAACAGTAGTTATGGTAGTACGTTCGATTCGGCATTGGAATCAGACTACCCAAGAGGTGCAATTTTACATTACTAGTCTCGCCAGCGATGCTCACAAGATTGGTAGTGCCATTCGACAGCACTGGGGTATTGAAAATTCTGTTCATTGGACATTAGATGTCACTTTCAATGAGGATGAATGTCGGATTCGTTCTCTGCACAGCCCACAGAATAATGCTAAAGCTACGTCGCATTGCCCTCAATGCCTTAGAGCGAGAATCATCTTTCCGTCGCAGTATTCGCCAAAAGTCTCGGCGAGCCGTGATGAATGA
- a CDS encoding ATP-binding protein — protein sequence MTQSASFLKTVATSLGTATFFALAISGVAFWSANQTLETNRQIAQHLETLNRLESLRSALKDTEKMQRQYLLTGKEDALIVFGLKMIDVDQQMRRLQPLLRNKDSEQAYAQKLEELTIFRLKQLRQGIELRQSRGIDAAIDHAPMRLLDETTLLMQQIEAIETVGLQQKQLATISTTSQAMVTFLVGIGLNLAIILWTYYLICKETMKRNQAETDLQQNNLTLQEQTNLMQLILNSMSDGVIVSDDKGKFLIVNPAAEQMFGGITESQQSEWSEQYGLFQADRVTLFPTQEIPLVRTLRGEQVQNVEMFTRHSKAPEGIWITVSGTPLKDASGTLKGGVVVCRDITERKSAELKILQAKEAAEVANHAKSEFLANMNHELRTPLNGILGYAQILQRDPATTSKQQKGLSVIHQCGSHLLTLINDILDLSKLEVQKMDLYPQDFHFANFLTTTVEICRIKAEQKGIAFRYHPANLPTAVHADDKRLRQVLLNLLSNAIKFTDFGSVKFTVEAISNEETADTRSTRIRFLVEDTGIGIPTEKWQTIFLPFEQAGKRDRNSEGTGLGLAISQQIVQMMGSSIQVNSTPGKGSKFWFEVDILAAADWLAQPASSNLKVIGYQGERRKILVIDDRLENRAVVMGMLAPLGFKLAQADDGQTGLDLALQMRPDLIITDVMMSKMNGLEMTRRLRQLSDFAVTPIIASPASLSQVDIQEALDAGCSSFFPKPLEFIGLLGELQRHLELQWIYETAPQTEEVSAEDFSSPQLVVPSPQELTTLYRAAQDGFMSDIHQEANRLKQLNPQYAPFANKLLELSQKFDDEAILNLLAPHI from the coding sequence ATGACACAATCAGCCAGCTTTCTCAAAACTGTTGCTACAAGCCTGGGTACAGCCACCTTCTTTGCCCTGGCAATAAGTGGGGTAGCATTTTGGAGTGCGAACCAGACATTAGAAACCAACCGCCAGATTGCTCAACACTTGGAAACCCTCAACAGGCTGGAATCATTACGCAGCGCCTTGAAAGACACAGAAAAGATGCAGCGGCAATATCTGCTAACTGGTAAAGAAGATGCCTTAATAGTCTTTGGACTCAAAATGATCGATGTCGATCAACAAATGCGACGGTTACAACCCTTGTTGCGAAACAAAGATAGCGAGCAAGCCTATGCCCAAAAGCTGGAAGAACTCACGATTTTTCGCTTGAAACAACTGCGGCAAGGCATTGAACTGCGGCAAAGTCGGGGAATAGATGCGGCGATTGACCATGCACCAATGCGACTGCTCGACGAAACAACGCTACTGATGCAGCAGATAGAAGCTATAGAAACCGTCGGGTTACAGCAGAAACAACTTGCCACCATCAGCACTACCAGTCAGGCAATGGTGACGTTTTTGGTGGGCATTGGCCTCAACCTGGCAATTATTCTATGGACTTACTACCTAATTTGCAAAGAAACCATGAAACGAAATCAAGCAGAAACAGACCTCCAGCAAAATAACCTGACGCTTCAGGAGCAAACTAATTTGATGCAACTGATCCTCAACAGCATGAGCGATGGCGTAATTGTTTCAGATGACAAGGGTAAATTTCTAATCGTTAACCCCGCTGCCGAACAGATGTTTGGCGGAATCACTGAAAGCCAGCAGTCAGAATGGTCAGAGCAGTATGGGCTGTTTCAAGCAGATCGGGTAACTCTGTTTCCAACTCAGGAGATTCCCCTAGTACGGACTCTTCGGGGTGAGCAGGTACAGAATGTAGAGATGTTTACCCGTCATAGTAAAGCCCCAGAGGGCATCTGGATAACAGTCAGTGGCACACCTCTAAAAGATGCTAGTGGTACCTTGAAGGGAGGAGTTGTTGTGTGCCGCGATATTACCGAGCGCAAGTCCGCAGAATTAAAGATATTGCAGGCAAAAGAAGCAGCAGAAGTTGCTAACCATGCCAAGAGCGAATTCCTCGCCAACATGAATCACGAATTGCGAACCCCCCTGAATGGTATTCTGGGCTATGCTCAGATTCTCCAGCGCGACCCCGCCACCACCTCTAAGCAGCAGAAGGGATTGAGCGTAATTCACCAGTGTGGTTCTCACCTGCTGACCTTGATCAACGACATTCTGGATCTCTCGAAGTTGGAAGTGCAGAAGATGGATCTCTATCCCCAGGATTTCCACTTCGCCAACTTCCTCACCACCACGGTAGAGATTTGCCGCATCAAAGCCGAACAAAAGGGTATTGCCTTCCGCTACCATCCCGCTAATTTGCCAACTGCCGTTCATGCTGATGACAAACGCCTGCGGCAGGTGTTACTAAACTTACTCAGCAATGCAATTAAGTTTACTGATTTTGGCAGTGTAAAATTTACAGTTGAGGCAATCAGCAATGAAGAAACAGCCGACACTCGATCAACTAGAATTCGCTTCCTAGTTGAAGATACGGGTATTGGCATCCCAACGGAAAAGTGGCAAACTATTTTTTTACCCTTTGAACAGGCTGGAAAACGCGATCGCAACAGTGAAGGCACGGGGTTGGGGTTAGCAATCAGCCAGCAAATTGTGCAAATGATGGGTAGTTCGATTCAGGTCAATAGCACACCCGGCAAGGGCAGCAAATTCTGGTTTGAAGTGGACATACTCGCTGCTGCCGATTGGCTTGCCCAGCCAGCCAGTAGTAATCTAAAGGTGATTGGCTACCAGGGCGAACGGCGCAAAATCTTAGTAATTGACGATCGCCTTGAGAACCGCGCTGTTGTCATGGGAATGCTAGCACCTTTAGGCTTCAAACTGGCTCAAGCCGATGATGGACAGACTGGACTAGATTTAGCACTCCAGATGCGCCCAGATTTAATCATTACCGATGTAATGATGTCAAAGATGAATGGGCTGGAAATGACTCGCCGTCTGCGTCAACTGTCTGATTTTGCAGTCACACCCATTATTGCTTCTCCTGCCAGCTTGTCTCAAGTGGATATTCAAGAAGCTCTTGACGCGGGTTGCAGTAGCTTTTTTCCGAAGCCGCTCGAGTTCATCGGCTTGCTGGGGGAATTGCAACGCCACCTAGAGTTGCAATGGATTTACGAAACGGCACCCCAAACGGAGGAAGTATCTGCGGAGGATTTTAGTTCGCCCCAATTGGTAGTGCCATCACCACAGGAACTAACCACTCTTTACCGAGCAGCCCAAGATGGTTTCATGAGTGATATCCACCAAGAAGCCAACCGCCTTAAGCAACTCAATCCCCAATACGCACCCTTTGCCAATAAGTTGCTGGAACTGAGCCAGAAATTTGATGACGAAGCGATTCTCAATTTATTAGCACCGCATATTTAA
- a CDS encoding PAS domain S-box protein: MSQNYFFNSDLQRDDLYCSFLENLPIAAAILDCEMKYLLTSQGWLSELGLEGQDIIGRSHLEVFRQFCEPLTQAYQYCLMAAVELCVEEQFQQVDGLTGWRQWTLRPWCSSTRVVNGVMLVAEDVTDRKQAELALRHSEERYRFLITAISQIIWDTKAEGEFINEQPGWSAFTGQTFEELKGWGWLNAVHPDDRLHTAKVWSQAVASRTLYKLEHRLRRHDGEYCHMSVRAFPILNPDGGIREWIGVHTDITEYKQAQEAMLCLAAIVESSDDAIISKTLDGVIVSWNRGAEALFGYQAQEVIGQPMAMLVPGDRINEEPQILKKLRQGERVDHFETVRQRKDGTLIDLSLTISPVKDSTGKIIGASKIARDISARKDAQEALRQKAADLETTLLELKRTQTQLVQNEKMSSLGQLVAGVAHEINNPVNFIYANFKPANEYIQHLLGLLQLYQQHYPSPAPEIQGKSEEIDLEFLLEDLPKLLCSMEVGADRIKKIVLSLRNFSRMDEAEMKAVNIHEGIDSTLMILQNRLKAKHDHPGIEIIKEYGNLPLVECYAGQLNQVFMNIISNAIDALEEPHQSCTLQEIEQKTSEIRIFTAMVGSDHVQIRIVDNGPGIPEFVQKRLCDPFFTTKPVGKGTGLGMSISYQIVTEKHGGSLRYHSIPGQGAEFVIEIPIRQSKCTLPMLGDKTANKTISETTLMVLSDFGDQ; encoded by the coding sequence ATGAGCCAAAATTATTTTTTTAATAGTGATCTCCAGCGAGATGATCTCTACTGTTCGTTTTTAGAAAACCTGCCAATTGCGGCTGCAATTTTAGACTGCGAAATGAAGTATTTGCTGACCAGCCAAGGATGGTTGAGTGAGCTAGGACTGGAGGGGCAAGATATTATTGGGCGATCGCATCTAGAGGTCTTTCGGCAGTTTTGTGAACCATTGACACAGGCATACCAGTACTGTTTGATGGCAGCAGTTGAATTGTGTGTAGAGGAGCAATTTCAGCAGGTTGATGGTTTAACAGGCTGGCGTCAGTGGACGCTTCGCCCGTGGTGTAGTAGCACTAGAGTTGTGAACGGGGTGATGCTTGTGGCTGAAGATGTCACAGATCGCAAACAGGCAGAACTGGCATTACGCCACAGTGAGGAACGCTACCGCTTCTTGATTACAGCCATATCTCAAATTATTTGGGACACCAAAGCTGAAGGTGAATTTATCAATGAGCAGCCAGGTTGGAGTGCCTTTACCGGACAAACCTTCGAGGAACTAAAGGGCTGGGGCTGGCTGAATGCGGTTCACCCAGATGATCGGTTGCACACAGCAAAAGTTTGGTCACAAGCAGTTGCAAGCCGAACCTTGTACAAATTAGAACATCGTTTGCGCCGCCATGACGGTGAGTATTGCCACATGAGCGTTCGGGCTTTCCCGATATTGAACCCTGATGGCGGTATTCGCGAATGGATTGGAGTTCATACAGATATTACAGAATACAAACAAGCCCAAGAAGCTATGTTATGCCTAGCGGCAATTGTCGAGTCTTCAGATGATGCCATTATCAGTAAAACTTTGGATGGAGTGATTGTCAGCTGGAATCGTGGGGCAGAAGCACTGTTTGGTTATCAAGCACAAGAAGTCATTGGTCAACCTATGGCAATGCTTGTTCCTGGCGATCGCATCAATGAGGAACCCCAAATACTAAAAAAACTCAGGCAAGGAGAACGAGTCGATCACTTTGAGACTGTGCGTCAACGCAAGGATGGGACATTGATTGATCTTTCGCTGACGATTTCTCCAGTTAAAGATTCCACAGGCAAAATCATCGGTGCCTCCAAAATTGCTCGTGATATAAGTGCTCGTAAAGATGCCCAAGAAGCTTTGCGGCAGAAAGCAGCTGATTTAGAAACTACGTTGCTTGAACTGAAGCGAACGCAGACTCAGCTAGTACAGAATGAGAAAATGTCTAGTTTGGGGCAATTAGTTGCTGGGGTAGCCCATGAAATAAATAACCCAGTCAACTTCATCTATGCCAACTTCAAGCCTGCCAATGAGTACATTCAACATCTGCTAGGACTGCTGCAATTGTATCAACAGCATTATCCCAGCCCAGCGCCAGAAATCCAGGGAAAAAGCGAGGAGATCGACCTAGAATTCCTACTAGAAGATTTGCCCAAGTTGCTCTGTTCAATGGAAGTTGGGGCAGACCGGATTAAAAAAATTGTGCTCTCTTTACGGAACTTCTCGCGTATGGACGAAGCCGAGATGAAAGCGGTAAATATCCATGAAGGCATTGATAGTACGCTGATGATCTTACAGAATCGGCTGAAAGCCAAGCACGATCATCCAGGAATTGAAATTATTAAAGAGTATGGCAACCTGCCGTTAGTTGAGTGCTACGCTGGGCAACTGAACCAGGTGTTTATGAACATCATTAGCAATGCAATTGATGCTCTCGAAGAACCACACCAATCATGCACGCTTCAGGAAATTGAGCAAAAGACCAGTGAGATTCGGATTTTTACAGCGATGGTAGGTTCAGACCATGTACAGATCCGAATTGTGGATAACGGTCCCGGTATCCCAGAATTTGTTCAAAAGCGATTGTGTGACCCATTCTTTACAACTAAGCCAGTTGGTAAGGGAACAGGATTGGGAATGTCGATCAGCTACCAGATTGTAACCGAGAAGCATGGTGGCTCATTGCGATATCATTCCATACCCGGTCAGGGAGCTGAGTTTGTGATTGAGATTCCGATTCGACAGTCTAAGTGTACCCTGCCAATGTTAGGAGATAAAACCGCAAACAAGACAATAAGCGAGACTACATTAATGGTCTTGTCAGATTTTGGCGATCAATGA
- a CDS encoding ATP-binding protein — MVKIQSHSFPEELLLQPNEIKTDYFKSITIPHQRLKQALDTLLINILEPADTLVFLVFGVTGVGKTTLRLRLENLLNYEFLPSLRQNPGQIAVAGIEAIPTEQGKFSYKDYYTRALESLQEVLIEYKIDYEIPHGEVKDLGLLNRAYRQDSPALRRAMEKAFRYRQVKAFTVDEAQHLFMMAGGHQMLQQMNWIKSIANLTGTVHILFGTYELLNCPTLNGQIGRRSEDIHLLPYQADNPEDIAEFIRVIRTFQRHIPLVQEPKLEQHYEYLFSGSVGCVGLLKNWLTRSLRVAYSEEARTLNSKHLKLGAFSASRINKIKEEAQQGFKRFQEESSFFERQYSTEHGIKMPAKNSLLKKGRVGQRKPKRDDVGVNSDDD; from the coding sequence ATGGTAAAAATTCAGTCGCACTCTTTTCCAGAAGAACTTCTCTTACAGCCGAACGAAATTAAAACTGATTATTTCAAAAGTATCACTATTCCACATCAAAGGCTCAAACAAGCCTTAGATACTTTATTAATTAATATTCTGGAGCCAGCTGACACTTTAGTATTTTTAGTTTTTGGTGTGACTGGTGTAGGAAAAACAACCTTACGCTTGCGTCTGGAAAATCTGCTAAATTACGAATTTCTCCCCTCATTACGCCAAAATCCTGGTCAAATTGCTGTTGCTGGTATTGAAGCTATTCCAACAGAACAAGGAAAGTTTAGCTATAAAGATTATTACACTCGCGCCCTAGAATCCCTTCAGGAAGTTTTGATTGAATACAAAATTGATTATGAAATTCCTCACGGTGAGGTAAAGGATTTGGGGTTGCTAAATCGGGCTTACCGCCAAGATTCGCCCGCATTACGCCGAGCAATGGAAAAAGCATTTCGTTATCGTCAGGTAAAAGCTTTTACTGTAGACGAGGCACAGCATTTATTTATGATGGCAGGCGGACACCAGATGTTACAGCAAATGAACTGGATTAAGTCTATTGCTAATCTTACTGGTACAGTACATATTTTATTTGGAACTTATGAACTGCTTAACTGTCCTACCTTGAATGGGCAAATAGGGCGGCGTAGCGAAGATATTCACCTGTTACCTTACCAAGCTGATAACCCAGAAGATATTGCTGAATTTATTAGAGTAATTAGAACTTTTCAACGCCACATTCCGCTTGTACAAGAACCAAAATTAGAACAACACTATGAGTATCTTTTTTCTGGCTCAGTTGGTTGTGTGGGGCTATTGAAGAATTGGTTAACTCGTTCTTTGAGAGTTGCCTATTCTGAAGAAGCTCGGACTCTTAATAGCAAACATCTTAAATTAGGTGCTTTTTCTGCATCTCGTATCAACAAAATTAAGGAAGAAGCACAACAGGGATTTAAACGCTTTCAAGAAGAATCCAGTTTTTTTGAGCGGCAATATTCAACAGAACATGGAATAAAAATGCCAGCCAAAAATTCCCTACTCAAAAAAGGTCGTGTTGGACAAAGAAAACCTAAAAGAGATGATGTAGGGGTAAATTCAGATGATGACTAA